From a single Methylobacterium oryzae genomic region:
- a CDS encoding molybdopterin biosynthesis protein, with translation MSADADRDGAADFVARLAAASSQEQFLRVMSRDDALARFRAAVPHARLPSETVSLDDALGRVLARDVASPMDVPPFDRSLVDGFALRATDTEGAGPASPRRLTLNREILACGVAPTVVVQPGTATPIATGGVIPRGADAVVMVEHTEFDARSLTVDVLTAVRPAQFVGYAGADMARGETVLRAGTRITAREIGMLAACGLAAVDVTGRPRVAILSTGDELVAPGEPLPEGAIYDSNGAIIAAAVTENGGEPVRLGIVRDEASVLEAALRSALRDSDLVVLSGGTSKGAGDVSHRVLSRLGEPGILFHGVALKPGKPLCVAVAQGKPVIVLPGFPTSAMFTFHDFVVPYVRALAGLPPREDETIAAQVSQRVPSELGRTEFVMTSLAHGREGTIALPLPKGSGSVTAFSQADGFFAVPAARAGVEAGEGVAVVRLGAGVRAPDLTIVGSHCIGLDRVVGLLGERGYRARTIWVGSAGGLAALRRGECDVAAMHLFDPETGRYNAPFLTEGLSLAPGWCRLQGVVFRRGDARFEGRDAADAVAAALADPDAVMVNRNAGSGTRLLVDGLLNGARPAGFWNQPRSHNAVAAAVSQGRADWGVAIASVADAYGLGFRPLTEEAYDLAYRADAREMPALAAFLSLLGEPETAAALRALGFTPAA, from the coding sequence GTGAGCGCCGACGCGGACCGTGACGGGGCGGCGGATTTCGTCGCGCGCCTCGCCGCGGCCTCGAGCCAGGAGCAGTTTCTCCGGGTGATGAGCCGGGACGACGCGCTCGCGCGGTTCCGGGCGGCGGTCCCGCACGCGCGCCTGCCGTCCGAGACGGTGTCGTTGGACGACGCGCTCGGGCGCGTTCTGGCCCGCGACGTCGCCTCGCCCATGGACGTCCCGCCCTTCGACCGGTCCCTGGTCGACGGTTTCGCCCTGCGCGCGACCGACACGGAAGGCGCCGGGCCGGCGAGCCCGCGGCGTCTCACGCTGAACCGCGAGATCCTCGCCTGCGGCGTCGCGCCGACCGTCGTCGTCCAGCCGGGTACGGCGACGCCGATCGCCACCGGCGGCGTGATCCCCCGCGGCGCCGACGCGGTGGTGATGGTCGAGCACACGGAGTTCGACGCCCGGAGCCTTACCGTCGATGTCCTGACCGCGGTGCGGCCGGCGCAGTTCGTGGGCTATGCCGGGGCCGACATGGCCCGCGGCGAGACGGTGCTGCGCGCGGGAACGCGGATCACCGCCCGCGAGATCGGCATGCTGGCGGCGTGCGGCCTGGCGGCCGTCGACGTCACAGGACGCCCGCGGGTCGCAATCCTGTCCACGGGGGACGAGCTGGTCGCACCGGGCGAGCCCCTGCCCGAGGGCGCGATCTACGATTCGAACGGCGCGATCATCGCGGCCGCGGTGACCGAGAACGGCGGGGAGCCGGTCCGGCTCGGGATCGTGCGCGACGAGGCTTCCGTCCTCGAGGCCGCCCTCCGGTCCGCCCTCCGGGACAGCGACCTCGTCGTGCTCTCGGGCGGCACGTCCAAAGGCGCCGGCGACGTGTCGCACCGGGTGCTGTCCCGCCTCGGCGAGCCGGGAATCCTGTTCCACGGCGTGGCCCTGAAGCCCGGGAAGCCGCTCTGCGTGGCGGTGGCGCAGGGAAAGCCGGTCATCGTCCTGCCGGGGTTCCCCACCTCCGCGATGTTCACCTTCCACGACTTCGTCGTGCCGTACGTGCGGGCGCTCGCCGGGTTGCCGCCGCGCGAGGACGAGACGATCGCGGCGCAAGTGTCCCAGCGGGTGCCCTCCGAACTCGGCCGCACCGAGTTCGTGATGACCTCCCTCGCCCACGGTCGCGAGGGGACGATCGCCCTGCCGCTGCCGAAGGGCTCGGGTTCGGTCACCGCCTTCTCGCAGGCGGACGGCTTCTTCGCGGTTCCGGCCGCGCGCGCCGGCGTCGAGGCGGGGGAGGGCGTCGCCGTGGTCCGCCTGGGCGCCGGCGTGCGGGCGCCGGACCTGACGATCGTCGGCAGCCACTGCATCGGCCTGGACCGGGTGGTCGGCCTGCTCGGCGAGCGAGGGTACCGCGCCCGCACCATCTGGGTCGGGTCGGCCGGCGGCCTCGCCGCCCTGCGGCGCGGCGAGTGCGATGTCGCCGCCATGCACCTCTTCGATCCCGAGACGGGCCGGTACAATGCCCCGTTCCTCACCGAGGGCCTGTCCCTCGCGCCCGGGTGGTGCCGCCTCCAGGGCGTCGTGTTCCGCCGCGGCGACGCCCGGTTCGAAGGGCGCGACGCCGCGGACGCGGTCGCCGCGGCGCTCGCCGACCCCGACGCCGTGATGGTCAACCGCAACGCCGGATCGGGCACGCGCCTGCTCGTGGACGGGCTGCTGAACGGTGCCCGGCCGGCGGGGTTCTGGAACCAGCCGCGCTCGCACAACGCCGTCGCCGCGGCGGTCTCGCAGGGCAGGGCGGACTGGGGCGTGGCCATCGCGAGCGTCGCGGATGCCTACGGGCTGGGCTTCCGCCCGCTGACGGAGGAGGCCTACGACCTCGCGTATCGCGCGGACGCGCGGGAGATGCCGGCGCTCGCGGCCTTCCTGAGCCTGCTGGGCGAGCCCGAGACGGCCGCCGCGCTGCGCGCTCTGGGCTTCACGCCCGCCGCGTGA
- a CDS encoding ABC transporter permease, with amino-acid sequence MMQTLQDILSRLFSLDRDVLAIAWLSLRVSLTAVGIGLVLGIPLGAFLAVARFPGRGAAVGLLNAFMGLPPVLVGLALYLVLSRSGPLGPLGLLFTPAAMIAAQATLATPLVAALTQQVVADARVHLGEQLRSLGLSAPRQAAAMIYDVRFSLVTAALAAFGRAISEIGAVLVVGGNIDGYTRTMTTAISLETQKGDLSLALALGLVLIGLVLVVNVAVALLRRHAARVYG; translated from the coding sequence ATGATGCAGACGCTCCAGGACATCCTCTCCCGCCTGTTCAGCCTGGATCGGGACGTGCTGGCGATCGCGTGGCTGTCGCTGCGTGTCAGCCTCACCGCCGTCGGCATCGGTCTCGTGCTCGGCATACCCCTGGGTGCGTTCCTGGCCGTCGCCCGCTTCCCCGGACGCGGCGCCGCGGTCGGCCTGCTCAACGCCTTCATGGGGCTGCCGCCGGTGCTCGTCGGCCTCGCGCTCTACCTCGTCCTGTCCCGCTCCGGTCCGCTCGGACCGCTCGGCCTGCTGTTCACCCCCGCCGCGATGATCGCCGCGCAGGCGACGCTCGCGACCCCGCTCGTCGCCGCACTGACGCAGCAGGTCGTCGCCGACGCCCGGGTGCATCTCGGGGAGCAGCTGCGCTCCCTCGGGCTCTCCGCACCGCGTCAGGCCGCGGCGATGATCTACGACGTGCGCTTCTCCCTCGTGACCGCCGCGCTCGCCGCGTTCGGCCGGGCGATCTCGGAGATCGGCGCGGTCCTCGTCGTCGGCGGGAACATCGACGGGTATACCCGCACGATGACGACGGCGATCTCCCTGGAGACCCAGAAGGGCGATCTCAGCCTCGCCCTGGCGCTCGGCCTCGTGCTGATCGGCCTCGTTCTGGTGGTGAACGTCGCCGTGGCCCTGCTCCGCCGGCACGCCGCGCGGGTGTACGGATGA
- a CDS encoding ATP-binding cassette domain-containing protein: MSATPAIRLEDVTLVLDGRTVLDRLCLEVATGSVTAVIGPNGAGKSVTLRVVDGLLRPDGGTVQVGPHRRAFVFQRPALIRATAAANVALALGDLPRPARAARVEEALARVRLSERARDPATRLSGGEQQRLALARAWAVGPDLLLLDEPTANLDPASTEIVEGLVSAMARAGTTVVLVSHNLGQVARLADAVIVLASGRAVEHGPARQILFSPRTSEARAYLAGELPWTPFVAAS, translated from the coding sequence ATGAGCGCGACACCGGCCATCCGCCTCGAGGACGTGACCCTGGTCCTCGACGGTCGGACGGTGCTCGACCGTCTCTGCCTGGAGGTCGCTACGGGCAGCGTCACGGCCGTCATCGGCCCGAACGGGGCGGGCAAGAGCGTCACCCTGAGGGTCGTCGACGGGCTCCTGCGGCCCGACGGCGGCACGGTGCAGGTCGGCCCGCACCGGCGGGCCTTCGTGTTCCAGCGGCCGGCGCTGATCCGCGCGACCGCGGCCGCGAACGTCGCGCTGGCTCTCGGAGACCTGCCCCGTCCTGCGCGGGCCGCGCGGGTGGAGGAGGCGCTCGCCCGCGTCCGCCTCTCCGAGCGCGCCCGCGATCCCGCGACGCGGCTCTCCGGCGGCGAGCAGCAGCGGCTGGCGCTGGCCCGTGCCTGGGCGGTCGGCCCCGACCTGCTCCTCCTCGACGAGCCGACCGCGAACCTCGACCCGGCCTCGACCGAGATCGTCGAGGGATTGGTGTCCGCGATGGCGCGGGCGGGCACCACGGTCGTGCTCGTCTCACACAATCTCGGGCAGGTGGCGCGCCTCGCCGACGCGGTGATCGTGCTGGCCTCGGGCCGCGCCGTCGAGCATGGTCCCGCCCGACAGATCCTGTTCTCGCCCCGGACGTCCGAGGCGCGGGCCTACCTCGCTGGGGAATTGCCGTGGACGCCTTTCGTCGCCGCCTCCTGA
- a CDS encoding winged helix-turn-helix domain-containing protein: MRIELGSDTLLGPGKAALLSGIRDTGSIAAAGRRMGMSYKRAWYLIDTLNKAFQEPLVSASKGGRRGGGAVLTSTGDAILDSYLRMERLASEAVAGELDLLASLMKADS; encoded by the coding sequence TTGCGGATCGAGCTGGGCTCGGACACCCTGCTGGGACCGGGCAAGGCCGCCCTCTTGAGCGGCATCCGCGACACCGGCTCCATCGCCGCCGCGGGGCGCCGGATGGGCATGAGCTACAAGCGAGCCTGGTACCTCATCGACACGTTGAACAAGGCGTTCCAGGAGCCGCTCGTCTCCGCGAGCAAGGGCGGCCGCCGGGGCGGCGGGGCGGTCCTGACCAGCACGGGCGACGCCATCCTCGACAGCTACCTGCGCATGGAGCGGCTCGCCTCGGAGGCCGTGGCGGGCGAACTCGACCTTCTCGCCTCGCTGATGAAGGCCGATTCGTAG
- a CDS encoding NAD(P)H-dependent oxidoreductase subunit E, which produces MSEAPGTVRTFSHPGRGRNKARSVPKGRQVEPRAKVEIEELLGSRSRQRDLLIEHLHLIQDTYGQISAEHLAALADEMALAFAEVFETATFYAHFDVVKEGDASIPRLTVRVCDSITCAMFGADELLETLQRELASDAVRVVRAPCVGLCDHAPAVEVGHNFLHKADLASVRAAVEAGDTHAHIPDYVDYEAYRAAGGYATLDRLRSGDLPVDDVLKVLDDGGLRGLGGAGFPTGRKWRSVRGEPGPRLMAVNGDEGEPGTFKDQLYLNTDPHRFLEGMLIGAHVVEAPEVYIYLRDEYPISREILTREIAKLPAGGPRIDLRRGAGAYICGEESSLIESLEGKRGLPRHKPPFPFQVGLFNRPTLINNIETLFWVRDLIERGGDWWKSHGRNDRVGLRSYSVSGRVKEPGVKLAPSGLTIQELIDEYCGGMAEGHTFAAYLPGGASGGILPASMNDIPLDFGTLEKYGCFIGSAAVVILSDRDDVRGAALNLMKFFEDESCGQCTPCRSGTQKARILMEQGVWDTELLGELSQCMRDASICGLGQAASNPLSSVIKYFPDLFPAPRAAAAE; this is translated from the coding sequence ATGAGTGAGGCACCGGGGACAGTCAGGACTTTCTCGCATCCCGGCCGGGGGCGGAACAAGGCGCGCAGCGTCCCCAAGGGGCGCCAGGTCGAGCCGCGGGCGAAGGTCGAGATCGAGGAGCTTCTCGGCTCCCGCTCGCGCCAGCGCGACCTGCTCATCGAGCACCTGCACCTGATCCAGGACACCTACGGCCAGATCAGCGCCGAGCACCTGGCGGCGCTCGCCGACGAGATGGCCCTGGCCTTCGCCGAGGTGTTCGAGACCGCGACCTTCTACGCGCATTTCGACGTCGTGAAGGAGGGTGACGCCTCGATCCCGCGGCTGACCGTCCGGGTCTGCGACAGCATCACCTGCGCGATGTTCGGCGCCGACGAGCTGCTGGAGACGCTCCAGCGGGAACTCGCCTCCGACGCCGTCCGCGTCGTGCGCGCGCCCTGCGTCGGCCTGTGCGACCACGCGCCCGCCGTCGAGGTCGGGCACAACTTCCTGCACAAGGCCGACCTCGCCTCCGTGCGGGCCGCGGTCGAGGCCGGCGACACGCACGCCCATATCCCGGACTACGTCGACTACGAGGCCTATCGGGCCGCCGGCGGGTACGCGACCCTCGACCGGCTCCGCAGCGGGGACCTTCCGGTCGACGACGTCCTGAAGGTGCTCGACGACGGCGGCCTGCGCGGCCTCGGCGGCGCGGGCTTCCCGACGGGGCGCAAGTGGCGCTCGGTGCGCGGCGAGCCCGGGCCCCGGCTGATGGCGGTCAACGGGGACGAGGGCGAGCCGGGCACCTTCAAGGACCAGCTCTACCTCAACACCGACCCGCACCGCTTCCTCGAGGGCATGCTGATCGGCGCCCACGTCGTCGAGGCGCCGGAGGTCTACATCTACCTGCGCGACGAGTATCCCATCTCCCGCGAGATCCTGACGCGCGAGATCGCGAAGCTCCCCGCGGGCGGCCCGCGCATAGACCTGCGCCGCGGCGCCGGCGCCTATATCTGCGGCGAGGAATCCTCGCTGATCGAGTCCCTCGAAGGCAAGCGCGGGCTGCCGCGGCACAAGCCGCCGTTCCCGTTCCAGGTCGGCCTGTTCAACCGTCCGACGCTGATCAACAACATCGAGACGCTGTTCTGGGTCCGCGACCTGATCGAGCGGGGCGGCGACTGGTGGAAGAGCCACGGCCGCAACGACCGCGTCGGCCTGCGCTCCTACTCGGTCTCGGGGCGCGTGAAGGAGCCGGGGGTGAAGCTCGCCCCGTCCGGCCTCACCATCCAGGAACTGATCGACGAGTATTGCGGCGGCATGGCGGAGGGCCACACCTTCGCGGCCTACCTGCCGGGCGGCGCGTCGGGCGGCATCCTGCCGGCGTCGATGAACGACATCCCGCTCGATTTCGGGACGCTGGAGAAGTACGGCTGCTTCATCGGCTCCGCCGCCGTCGTGATCCTGTCCGACCGGGACGATGTGCGCGGCGCCGCGTTGAACCTGATGAAGTTCTTCGAGGACGAGAGCTGCGGGCAGTGCACCCCCTGCCGTTCGGGGACCCAGAAGGCCCGCATCCTGATGGAGCAGGGCGTCTGGGACACCGAGCTCCTGGGCGAATTGTCCCAGTGCATGCGGGACGCCTCGATCTGCGGCCTCGGCCAGGCCGCCTCGAACCCGCTCAGCAGCGTCATCAAGTACTTCCCGGACCTGTTCCCCGCCCCGCGCGCCGCGGCTGCCGAGTGA
- the mobB gene encoding molybdopterin-guanine dinucleotide biosynthesis protein B — protein sequence MRVIGLAGWSGAGKTSLLVRAIPLLVARGVRVATIKHAHHDFDTDWPGKDSYEHRRAGASEVLISSGRRWAQVHELRDEQEASLGQLLRRISPCDLVVVEGYKREPIPKIEVHRAENGRPPLHPLDTTIVGIASDVAFPASGIPVVDLNDAAAVTGLMLDVAVPFEDVLGRL from the coding sequence ATGCGCGTAATCGGACTCGCCGGGTGGAGCGGGGCCGGCAAGACCAGCCTGCTGGTCCGGGCCATCCCCCTGCTCGTCGCCCGCGGGGTGCGGGTGGCGACCATCAAGCACGCCCATCACGACTTCGACACGGACTGGCCTGGGAAGGATTCCTACGAGCACCGCAGGGCGGGCGCGAGCGAGGTTCTGATCTCGTCGGGCCGCCGCTGGGCCCAGGTCCACGAGCTGCGCGACGAGCAGGAGGCGAGCCTCGGCCAGCTCCTGCGGCGGATCAGCCCGTGCGACCTCGTCGTCGTGGAAGGGTACAAGCGGGAGCCAATCCCCAAGATCGAGGTCCATCGCGCCGAGAACGGCCGCCCGCCCCTCCATCCGCTGGACACCACCATCGTGGGCATCGCGAGCGACGTCGCGTTTCCGGCCTCGGGCATTCCCGTCGTAGATCTGAACGACGCGGCGGCGGTGACGGGGCTGATGCTCGACGTGGCCGTTCCCTTCGAAGACGTCCTCGGGAGGCTCTAG
- the fdhF gene encoding formate dehydrogenase subunit alpha encodes MSNAPEQRGDKTEKPEIRADGLQDAGGPAPGPKPGAGGSYSEGAKAGGQAAPEPSGLHDLKERPTAPSTIAFEFDGQQVEAAPGETIWAVAKRLGTHIPHLCHKPEPGYRPDGNCRACMVEIEGERVLAASCKRTPAVGMKVKSATERATKARAMVLELLVADQPERATSHDPTSHFWVQADFLDVSESRFPAAERWTGDFSHPAMSVNLDACIQCNLCVRACREVQVNDVIGMAYRSADAKVVFDFDDPMGGSTCVACGECVQACPTGALMPSAYLDAEHNTRTVYPDREVTSLCPYCGVGCQVSYKVKDERIVYAEGVNGPANHNRLCVKGRFGFDYVHHPHRLTAPLIRLDNVPKDANDQVDPANPWTHFREATWEEALDRAAGGLRTVRDTHGRKALAGFGSAKGSNEEAYLFQKLVRLGFGSNNVDHCTRLCHASSVAALMEGLNSGAVSAPFSAALDAEVIIVIGANPTVNHPVAATFLKNAVKQRGAKLIVMDPRRQVLSRHAYKHLAFKPGSDVAMLNAMLNVIIEERLYDEQYIAGYTENFEALKEKIVEFTPEKMASVCGIDAETLREVARLYARAKSSIIFWGMGISQHVHGTDNSRCLIALALVTGQIGRPGTGLHPLRGQNNVQGASDAGLIPMVYPDYQSVEKAAVREMFEEFWGQKLDPQKGLTVVEIMRAIHAGEIKGMFVEGENPAMSDPDLNHARHALAMLDHLVVQDLFLTETAFHADVVLPASAFAEKAGTFTNTDRRVQISQPVVSPPGDARQDWWIIQELGKRLGLPWNYGGPADIFREMAMVMPSFNNITWERLEREGAVTYPVDAPDQPGNEIIFYAGFPTESGRAKIVPAAVVPPDELPDEDYPMVLSTGRVLEHWHTGSMTRRAGVLDALEPEAVAFMAPKELYRLGLEPGDTMKLETRRGAVHLKVRSDRDVPVGMIFMPFCYAEAAANLLTNPALDPMGKIPEFKFCAARASAVHTAMAAE; translated from the coding sequence ATGAGCAACGCCCCCGAACAGCGCGGCGACAAGACCGAGAAGCCCGAGATCCGGGCCGACGGGCTGCAGGATGCGGGCGGCCCCGCGCCGGGCCCGAAGCCGGGAGCCGGCGGCTCCTACTCGGAAGGGGCGAAGGCGGGCGGCCAGGCGGCCCCGGAGCCGTCGGGCTTGCACGATCTCAAGGAGCGGCCGACCGCCCCCTCGACCATCGCGTTCGAATTCGACGGCCAGCAGGTCGAGGCCGCCCCCGGCGAGACGATCTGGGCCGTCGCCAAGCGCCTCGGCACCCACATCCCGCACCTCTGCCACAAGCCCGAGCCGGGCTACCGCCCGGACGGCAATTGCCGCGCCTGCATGGTCGAGATCGAGGGCGAGCGCGTGCTGGCCGCCTCGTGCAAGCGCACGCCGGCCGTGGGCATGAAGGTCAAGTCCGCGACCGAGCGCGCCACCAAGGCCCGCGCCATGGTGCTCGAGCTGCTCGTGGCCGACCAGCCCGAGCGCGCGACCTCGCACGACCCGACATCGCACTTCTGGGTGCAGGCCGACTTCCTCGACGTGTCCGAGAGCCGCTTCCCCGCGGCCGAGCGCTGGACCGGCGACTTCAGCCACCCGGCCATGAGCGTCAATCTCGACGCCTGCATCCAGTGCAACCTCTGCGTCCGCGCCTGCCGCGAGGTCCAGGTCAACGACGTGATCGGCATGGCCTACCGCTCGGCCGACGCGAAGGTGGTGTTCGACTTCGACGACCCGATGGGCGGATCGACCTGCGTGGCCTGCGGCGAGTGCGTCCAGGCCTGCCCGACCGGCGCGCTGATGCCGTCCGCCTACCTCGACGCCGAGCACAACACCCGGACGGTCTATCCCGACCGCGAGGTGACCTCGCTGTGCCCCTATTGCGGCGTCGGCTGCCAGGTCTCCTACAAGGTGAAGGACGAGAGGATCGTCTACGCCGAGGGCGTGAACGGCCCGGCCAACCACAACCGGCTCTGCGTGAAGGGCCGCTTCGGCTTCGACTACGTCCACCACCCCCACCGCCTGACGGCGCCGCTGATCCGCCTGGACAACGTCCCGAAGGACGCCAACGACCAGGTCGACCCGGCCAACCCGTGGACGCACTTCCGCGAGGCGACCTGGGAGGAGGCGCTCGACCGCGCCGCCGGCGGCCTCAGGACGGTCCGCGACACCCATGGCCGCAAGGCGCTCGCCGGCTTCGGCTCCGCGAAGGGCTCGAACGAGGAGGCCTACCTCTTCCAGAAGCTGGTGCGGCTCGGGTTCGGCTCGAACAACGTCGACCACTGCACCCGGCTGTGCCACGCCTCGTCGGTCGCCGCCCTCATGGAGGGCCTGAACTCGGGCGCCGTGTCGGCGCCGTTCTCGGCGGCGCTCGACGCCGAGGTCATCATCGTGATCGGCGCCAACCCGACCGTGAACCACCCGGTGGCGGCGACCTTCCTCAAGAACGCCGTGAAGCAGCGCGGCGCCAAGCTGATCGTCATGGACCCGCGCCGGCAGGTGCTGTCGCGGCACGCCTACAAGCACCTCGCGTTCAAGCCCGGCTCGGACGTCGCGATGCTCAACGCGATGCTCAACGTGATCATCGAGGAGCGGCTCTACGACGAGCAGTACATCGCCGGCTACACCGAGAACTTCGAGGCGCTCAAGGAGAAGATCGTCGAGTTCACGCCGGAGAAGATGGCCTCGGTCTGCGGCATCGACGCGGAGACCCTGCGCGAGGTCGCCCGGCTCTACGCCCGGGCCAAGTCCTCGATCATCTTCTGGGGCATGGGCATCAGCCAGCACGTCCACGGCACGGACAACTCGCGCTGCCTGATCGCGCTCGCCCTCGTCACGGGGCAGATCGGGCGCCCCGGCACCGGCCTGCATCCGCTGCGCGGCCAGAACAACGTCCAGGGCGCGTCCGATGCCGGCCTGATCCCGATGGTCTACCCGGACTACCAGTCGGTCGAGAAGGCCGCGGTGCGGGAGATGTTCGAGGAGTTCTGGGGTCAGAAGCTCGACCCGCAGAAGGGCCTCACCGTCGTCGAGATCATGCGGGCGATCCACGCCGGCGAGATCAAGGGCATGTTCGTCGAGGGCGAGAACCCCGCGATGTCCGACCCGGACCTGAACCACGCCCGGCACGCCCTGGCGATGCTCGACCACCTCGTCGTGCAGGACCTGTTCCTGACGGAGACCGCCTTCCACGCCGACGTGGTGCTGCCGGCCTCCGCCTTCGCCGAGAAGGCGGGCACCTTCACCAACACCGACCGTCGCGTGCAGATCTCGCAGCCGGTGGTGTCCCCGCCGGGCGACGCGCGGCAGGATTGGTGGATCATCCAGGAACTGGGGAAGCGCCTCGGCCTGCCCTGGAACTACGGCGGCCCGGCCGACATCTTCCGCGAGATGGCCATGGTGATGCCGTCGTTCAACAACATCACCTGGGAGCGCCTGGAGCGCGAGGGCGCCGTGACCTACCCGGTCGACGCGCCGGACCAGCCCGGCAACGAGATCATCTTCTACGCCGGCTTCCCCACCGAGAGCGGGCGCGCGAAGATCGTCCCGGCCGCCGTGGTGCCCCCGGACGAGCTGCCGGACGAGGACTACCCGATGGTCTTGTCGACCGGCCGCGTGCTCGAGCACTGGCACACCGGATCGATGACCCGGCGCGCCGGCGTCCTCGACGCGCTGGAGCCCGAGGCGGTCGCCTTCATGGCCCCGAAGGAGCTCTACCGGCTCGGGCTGGAGCCCGGCGACACGATGAAGCTGGAGACGCGCCGCGGCGCGGTCCACCTGAAGGTGCGCTCCGACCGCGACGTGCCGGTCGGCATGATCTTCATGCCGTTCTGCTACGCCGAGGCCGCGGCCAACCTGCTGACGAACCCGGCGCTCGACCCGATGGGCAAGATCCCGGAGTTCAAGTTCTGCGCGGCCCGGGCCTCCGCCGTCCACACGGCCATGGCCGCCGAGTAG
- a CDS encoding molybdopterin-binding protein yields the protein MIRNASSALIPLREAAILLSGAAAPVEPATVPLAAALGRVAARAVVAHAAVPTGPTAMRDGFAVAAAAVGGASAYAPIFPARPPPWVEAGQPLPSGTDAVLPPEGFADGMVVADIAPREGVRGAGEDVAANARLIEAGTRIEPLHLLVLEAAGLEAVDVRQPRLRVVTAGTSSLDTVSPLLGRLIARAGGATEAVRARGGEEIAEAIRGGTADAVLVVGGSGFGRSDHSAAALARAGDVRAHGIALRPGETTAVGSAAGRPVLLVPGPPEAALAAFLALGRPLIARLAGARERSPRRHVLLRKIVSSIGLSEVVFVRSGSDGVEPLGGAGLPLGRLVQADGIVVVEPESEGFRAGEEVEVWAL from the coding sequence ATGATCCGGAATGCGTCCTCGGCGCTGATCCCGCTTCGGGAGGCGGCGATCCTGCTCAGCGGCGCGGCGGCTCCCGTCGAACCCGCGACCGTCCCGCTCGCAGCGGCGCTCGGACGCGTCGCCGCGCGAGCGGTCGTCGCGCACGCTGCCGTGCCCACGGGCCCGACGGCGATGCGGGACGGCTTCGCGGTCGCGGCCGCCGCGGTGGGCGGCGCGTCGGCCTACGCGCCGATCTTCCCGGCGCGACCGCCACCCTGGGTCGAGGCGGGACAGCCGCTGCCGTCGGGCACCGATGCCGTCCTGCCCCCGGAGGGATTCGCGGACGGCATGGTCGTCGCGGACATCGCCCCGCGGGAGGGCGTGCGCGGAGCGGGGGAGGACGTCGCCGCCAACGCGCGGCTGATCGAGGCCGGCACCCGGATCGAGCCCCTTCACCTGCTCGTCCTGGAGGCGGCCGGCCTGGAGGCGGTCGACGTCCGTCAGCCGCGCTTGCGCGTCGTCACCGCCGGGACGTCCAGCCTCGATACCGTGTCGCCCCTGCTCGGGCGTCTGATCGCGCGGGCGGGCGGGGCGACCGAGGCGGTTCGCGCCCGGGGGGGCGAGGAGATCGCCGAGGCGATCCGCGGCGGCACGGCGGACGCGGTGCTGGTGGTCGGGGGCAGCGGTTTCGGCCGCTCGGACCACAGCGCGGCGGCCCTCGCCCGCGCCGGAGACGTCCGCGCGCACGGCATCGCCCTGCGGCCCGGGGAGACCACCGCGGTCGGCTCCGCGGCCGGCAGGCCGGTCCTCCTGGTGCCCGGGCCTCCCGAGGCGGCGCTCGCCGCGTTCCTGGCCCTCGGCCGTCCGCTCATCGCGCGGCTCGCCGGCGCGCGGGAGCGCTCGCCGCGGCGGCACGTCCTCCTCCGGAAGATCGTCTCGTCGATCGGTCTGTCCGAGGTCGTCTTCGTCCGGAGCGGGTCGGACGGCGTGGAGCCGCTGGGCGGAGCCGGCCTTCCGCTCGGTCGGTTGGTGCAGGCGGACGGCATCGTCGTGGTCGAGCCGGAGAGCGAAGGCTTCCGGGCCGGCGAGGAGGTAGAGGTTTGGGCCCTGTGA